A single region of the Nocardioides ochotonae genome encodes:
- a CDS encoding lysophospholipid acyltransferase family protein: MSSPVPARPCTDHGALPRSTSVRHPFRGALHSPLRPLSRFLVRRRYDVRVHGSGLIPRTGPVIFAANHIGVADGPFLAIFAPHRPVHALTKIEMFRGALGAFLRFAGQIPLDRFNSDPRAVKTCLRVLRDGHPVGVFPEGRRDAGNLARFHRGAGYLALVSGAPVVPVVMLGTRPPGGHRSSLPPKGGRVDLVFGRPYHCDPVPWPRTREQVEHTSLLLREHMLVHLDHALALTGQTLPGPLPGDEKDPDPDTGVTDRGAP; encoded by the coding sequence GTGAGCAGCCCCGTCCCGGCGCGACCGTGCACCGACCACGGGGCGCTACCACGCAGCACGAGCGTGCGGCACCCGTTCCGGGGCGCGCTGCACAGCCCGCTGCGCCCGCTCTCGCGGTTCCTGGTCCGGCGCCGCTACGACGTGCGCGTGCACGGCAGCGGGCTGATCCCGCGCACCGGCCCGGTGATCTTCGCGGCCAACCACATCGGCGTCGCCGACGGCCCGTTCCTGGCGATCTTCGCCCCGCACCGCCCGGTGCACGCGCTCACCAAGATCGAGATGTTCCGCGGCGCGCTGGGTGCCTTCCTGCGCTTCGCCGGGCAGATCCCGCTGGACCGCTTCAACAGCGATCCGCGGGCGGTGAAGACCTGCCTGCGGGTGCTGCGCGACGGCCACCCGGTCGGGGTCTTCCCCGAGGGCCGGCGCGACGCCGGCAACCTGGCCCGCTTCCACCGCGGCGCGGGCTACCTGGCGCTGGTCTCCGGCGCGCCGGTCGTGCCGGTCGTCATGCTGGGCACCCGCCCGCCCGGCGGGCACCGCTCGTCGCTGCCGCCGAAGGGCGGTCGCGTCGACCTGGTGTTCGGCCGCCCCTACCACTGTGATCCTGTCCCGTGGCCACGAACCCGGGAACAGGTGGAGCACACGTCGTTGTTGCTCCGTGAGCACATGCTGGTCCACCTGGACCACGCCCTGGCTCTGACCGGGCAGACGCTGCCCGGTCCGTTGCCGGGAGACGAGAAGGACCCAGACCCCGACACCGGGGTCACCGACCGAGGAGCACCATGA
- the cmk gene encoding (d)CMP kinase has protein sequence MSNGIVNGIVVAVDGPSGSGKSSTSRAVAARLGLRYLDTGAMFRAMTWAMLRDGVDIHDPVAVSEHALEPHLESGTDPLAPTISVDGTDVAEAIRTEEVTRAVSPVSAVPDVRARLLELQRAAIAEALSAGPGIVVEGRDIGSVVAPDAPVKVYLTADPAARAARRAAEEGGSDLAATEQLLLSRDRIDSSRATAPLVRADGAVHIDTTPYTLDEVVDQVVALVRAVG, from the coding sequence GTGAGCAACGGGATCGTCAACGGAATCGTCGTGGCCGTGGACGGCCCCTCCGGCTCGGGAAAGTCCAGCACCTCCCGGGCGGTGGCCGCCCGGCTGGGTCTGCGCTACCTCGACACCGGGGCGATGTTCCGCGCGATGACCTGGGCGATGCTGCGCGACGGCGTCGACATCCACGACCCGGTCGCGGTCTCCGAGCACGCGCTGGAGCCGCACCTCGAGTCCGGCACCGACCCGCTCGCCCCCACGATCTCCGTCGACGGCACCGATGTCGCCGAGGCGATCCGCACCGAGGAGGTCACGCGCGCCGTCAGCCCGGTCAGCGCGGTGCCCGACGTACGCGCCCGCCTGCTGGAGCTCCAGCGGGCCGCGATCGCGGAGGCGCTGAGCGCCGGCCCCGGCATCGTGGTGGAGGGCCGTGACATCGGCTCCGTGGTCGCCCCGGACGCACCGGTCAAGGTCTACCTGACCGCCGACCCCGCCGCGCGGGCCGCCCGCCGCGCCGCCGAGGAGGGCGGCTCCGACCTCGCTGCGACCGAGCAGCTGCTGCTGAGCCGGGACCGGATCGACTCCTCGCGGGCCACGGCCCCGCTGGTGCGCGCCGACGGCGCCGTCCACATCGACACCACGCCGTACACGCTCGACGAGGTGGTCGACCAGGTCGTCGCGCTGGTGAGAGCGGTCGGGTGA
- a CDS encoding Hsp20/alpha crystallin family protein, which translates to MLLRTTDPFRDLDRFAQQVLGTTNRPAVMPMDAWREGDRFVIEFDLPGVSRESIDLDVERNVLTIRAERTTRAGDAEMLASERPTGVFSRQLVLGDNLDLQRIEATYADGMLRLVVPVAEKAKPRKIQITGGSEGEGEGHAAISV; encoded by the coding sequence ATGTTGCTTCGTACGACCGACCCGTTCCGTGACCTCGACCGCTTCGCCCAGCAGGTCCTCGGCACCACGAACCGCCCGGCGGTCATGCCGATGGACGCGTGGCGGGAGGGCGACCGGTTCGTCATCGAGTTCGACCTTCCCGGCGTGTCCCGCGAGAGCATCGACCTCGACGTCGAGCGCAACGTGCTCACCATCCGCGCCGAGCGCACCACGCGCGCCGGTGACGCGGAGATGCTCGCCTCCGAGCGCCCCACCGGGGTGTTCAGCCGCCAGCTGGTGCTCGGCGACAACCTCGACCTGCAGCGGATCGAGGCGACCTACGCCGACGGCATGCTGCGCCTGGTGGTGCCCGTCGCGGAGAAGGCCAAGCCGCGCAAGATCCAGATCACCGGCGGCTCCGAGGGCGAGGGCGAGGGCCACGCCGCGATCAGCGTCTGA
- a CDS encoding DinB family protein: MTQHTRTPDPTTLSAERRDLLDLLGKHRGFLRYAVSGVSDEQAATRPTRSELCLGGVLKHVSAAERTWADFVVNGPGEPVDWESIDWTDPPPEVLAHQAEFEMTGDDTVAGLLAAYDDVAAATDALVATVDLDRAQPLPQAPWFEPGASWTARRAFLHIVAETAQHAGHADIIRETIDGQKTMG; encoded by the coding sequence ATGACACAGCACACCCGAACCCCCGACCCCACGACCCTCAGCGCCGAGCGCCGCGACCTGCTGGACCTGCTGGGCAAGCACCGCGGCTTCCTGCGCTACGCCGTCTCCGGTGTGAGCGACGAGCAGGCCGCGACCCGACCGACCAGGAGCGAGCTGTGCCTCGGCGGCGTGCTCAAGCATGTCTCGGCCGCCGAGCGGACCTGGGCCGACTTCGTCGTCAACGGCCCGGGGGAGCCGGTCGACTGGGAGTCGATCGACTGGACCGACCCGCCGCCCGAGGTGCTCGCCCACCAGGCGGAGTTCGAGATGACCGGCGACGACACCGTCGCCGGCCTGCTCGCGGCGTACGACGACGTCGCCGCGGCCACCGACGCGCTGGTGGCCACCGTCGACCTCGACCGGGCGCAGCCGCTGCCGCAGGCGCCGTGGTTCGAGCCCGGCGCGTCCTGGACGGCCCGGCGAGCCTTCCTGCACATCGTCGCCGAGACCGCCCAGCACGCCGGTCACGCCGACATCATCCGCGAGACGATCGACGGCCAGAAGACGATGGGCTGA
- the der gene encoding ribosome biogenesis GTPase Der: MTEGHDLPEHDTHPTIDGGASGPVPVLAVVGRPNVGKSTLVNRIIGRREAVVEDVPGVTRDRVSYDANWNGRAFTVVDTGGWDPDAQGLALSISAQAEVAVSLADAVLFVVDATVGITDSDEAVVKILRKSGKPVVLAANKVDDQRTEAEAYGLWNLGLGEPYPVSALHGRGSGDMLDAILAALPEPPPRGEAEVGGPRRIAIVGKPNVGKSSLLNKLAGENRVVVDNAAGTTVDPVDELIELGGTTWRFIDTAGIRKRVKSASGHEYYASLRTTTAIDRAEVAVLVVDGGQSISEQDIRIIQTIRDAGRALVIAFNKWDLVDEERRYYLEREIERELVQVQWAPRINITARTGWHVDRLVPALEKAIAGWETRVGTGALNTFLGRLVAEHPHPVRSGKQPKIMFGTQPTTAPPTFVLFTSGKLDASYERFIERRLREEFGFAGTPIVIQQRVREKRKR, translated from the coding sequence ATGACCGAGGGCCACGACCTGCCCGAGCACGACACCCACCCGACGATCGACGGGGGCGCGTCCGGACCGGTGCCCGTCCTTGCCGTCGTGGGACGCCCGAACGTCGGCAAGTCGACGCTCGTGAACCGCATCATCGGCCGCCGTGAGGCGGTCGTGGAGGACGTCCCCGGCGTCACCCGCGACCGGGTGTCCTACGACGCCAACTGGAACGGGCGCGCCTTCACCGTCGTCGACACCGGCGGCTGGGACCCCGACGCCCAGGGCCTCGCCCTGTCGATCTCGGCGCAGGCCGAGGTCGCCGTCAGCCTCGCCGACGCCGTGCTGTTCGTCGTCGACGCGACCGTCGGGATCACCGACTCCGACGAGGCGGTCGTCAAGATCCTGCGCAAGTCCGGCAAGCCGGTCGTGCTGGCCGCCAACAAGGTCGACGACCAGCGGACCGAGGCCGAGGCCTACGGGCTGTGGAACCTCGGCCTCGGCGAGCCGTACCCGGTCTCGGCGCTGCACGGCCGCGGCTCCGGCGACATGCTGGACGCCATCCTGGCCGCGCTGCCCGAGCCGCCCCCGCGGGGCGAGGCGGAGGTCGGCGGTCCGCGCCGGATCGCGATCGTCGGCAAGCCGAACGTCGGCAAGTCCTCGCTGCTGAACAAGCTCGCGGGGGAGAACCGCGTCGTCGTCGACAACGCCGCCGGCACCACCGTCGACCCGGTCGACGAGCTCATCGAGCTGGGCGGCACGACCTGGCGCTTCATCGACACCGCCGGCATCCGCAAGCGCGTGAAGTCCGCGTCGGGCCACGAGTACTACGCCTCGCTGCGCACCACGACGGCGATCGACCGCGCCGAGGTGGCCGTGCTGGTCGTCGACGGCGGGCAGTCGATCTCCGAGCAGGACATCCGGATCATCCAGACCATCCGCGACGCCGGCCGCGCCCTGGTCATCGCGTTCAACAAGTGGGACCTGGTCGACGAGGAGCGCCGCTACTACCTGGAGCGCGAGATCGAGCGTGAGCTCGTGCAGGTGCAGTGGGCGCCGCGGATCAACATCACCGCGCGCACCGGCTGGCACGTGGACCGGCTGGTGCCGGCCCTGGAGAAGGCGATCGCCGGCTGGGAGACCCGCGTGGGCACCGGCGCGCTCAACACCTTCCTGGGCCGCCTGGTCGCCGAGCACCCGCACCCCGTGCGCAGCGGCAAGCAGCCCAAGATCATGTTCGGCACCCAGCCGACCACGGCGCCGCCGACGTTCGTGCTGTTCACCTCCGGCAAGCTCGACGCCTCCTACGAGCGCTTCATCGAGCGTCGGCTCCGCGAGGAGTTCGGCTTCGCCGGCACCCCGATCGTGATCCAGCAGCGGGTGCGCGAGAAGCGCAAGCGCTGA